One Chloroflexota bacterium genomic window, GGATACGGCGGGTGCCGCGTTAGCCGGCGGCGCGGCCTGCTCGGCATAGATGTGCTGCGTTACTTCGCTCGGCTCCGGCCATGGGCTGTCTTCGGCATACTGGATCGCTTCGGCCAACTCCGCATGGATCGCCGCATCCATCTCTTCGGCGGCCTCGGTGCTCAGGATACCGCGTGAGCGCAAGGTTGCACCCAGCAGGTGGATCGGATCACGCGCCTTCCAGCGCGCGACCTCGTCGGCCGGGCGCTCTTCCGGGAAGGTGGGATAGTGGGTCTCGAAGCGGTAGGTCTTGCACTCGACGAGCGTCGGCCCGCCGCCGGCGCGCGCGCGCTCGACGGCAGTCTGTACAGCTTCGTGGACCGCGAGGACGTCCTGACCGTCCGCGATCACGCCGGGCATGCCGTACCCGGCGGCGCGCTGAGCGACATCGGCGATGCGCATGCCGATGCTGGCCGGCACCGTTTGGGCGTAGCCGTTGTTCTCGCAGACGAACACGACCGGCGCCTGGAGCACGGCCGCCAGGTTCAAGCCTTCGTGGAAATCGCCGCGATTGCTTGCCCCGTCGCCAAAGAAGTTGATCACGACGTTATCCGTACCCTGCATCTTGAGCGCCAGCGCGGCGCCGACGGAAACGGGGACGTGGCTGCCCACCAGGCCCGTGCCGGCCAGCACGCCGAGATCGGGATAGCCCGCGTGATGCGAGGTATCCTTGCCCCGCGAGATGCCGCCGATACGCCCATTCATGGCGGCGACATGCTGTCGCAGAGAGACGCCACGGACGAAGAAAGCCTCGGTCGTGCGCAACGATGGATGAACCCAGTCGCCTGCGCGCAGCCCGTAGCAAGCGCCGACCCCGACGGCCTCCTGACCGATGCTCGGGTGCAGACCCTGCACGAGCCGTCCCGCCCGGTACCAACCCAGCACGTGCTCCGTGTAGCGTCGCGTGAGCAGCATGAGACGGTAGAGTTCGATGAGATCAGTGTCCTTGAGCGAGTGAGACATGGCACGCACTCCTATCGGTCGGATAGACTGCAAGGTGATTCCGGTTTAGCTGATGAGCCGGGCGTGGGGCCGTTTGATCAGACATCTGACGGGCTGTGGAGCCGCTCTTCCGCGCGGCTGCCACGCGATGATCGAAGCGTGACTCAACGCAAACGATTATAGGAGATGTAACATATATCTGCCAACGGGTATACCGCCAAACTGTCGGGGCTGCGACCAATCGTCATGCCGGCATGTAGTTAGCCGGCATCCACTATTTCCATAACCGGTGCCACCTATTTGAGTGGATTCCGGCCAAAAACGTGCCGGAATGACGATTTGGCTGGCCATACGATCCCGACACTTTTGCGGTATACCCCTGCCAACGATTAGCTTGCTTACCTACAGCTCGTAAACGAGTGATGCGATTTGTAGATCCTTGACAATCACAATCGACTCTGCTACCTTGTTTGTCACCGAATCTACGAGACGAGTAAACAGTTGCAGCTTTGTGGATTCTGGGTGGACCTACGGCGGCTCCTGCAATCGCACAGCGAAGAGCTATGTGATACTGTGTGGGAGAGAACGTCAGGAGCCAGTGCGATGCGACCGGCGCTCACGCGGCGATTGACCGTGAGCGGTAGGTCGTGAGCGCGCCGGACGTGCGGTCCGGTCAAGCATCCCGACCGCCGCGCGGCCGGGCGTAAGAATGGACT contains:
- a CDS encoding dehydrogenase E1 component subunit alpha/beta, with product MSHSLKDTDLIELYRLMLLTRRYTEHVLGWYRAGRLVQGLHPSIGQEAVGVGACYGLRAGDWVHPSLRTTEAFFVRGVSLRQHVAAMNGRIGGISRGKDTSHHAGYPDLGVLAGTGLVGSHVPVSVGAALALKMQGTDNVVINFFGDGASNRGDFHEGLNLAAVLQAPVVFVCENNGYAQTVPASIGMRIADVAQRAAGYGMPGVIADGQDVLAVHEAVQTAVERARAGGGPTLVECKTYRFETHYPTFPEERPADEVARWKARDPIHLLGATLRSRGILSTEAAEEMDAAIHAELAEAIQYAEDSPWPEPSEVTQHIYAEQAAPPANAAPAVSAAETSQTVEEALNTALREEMRHDSSVFVFGEDVAAYGGAIASVTRGLQAEFGPARVFDTPISESGIMGMAVGAAMLGMRPVVEIQFTDAVPIALDHIVNTAAKVSYVHNGRMSAPLVVRLVNLRSGTVYSSQSFDAWFMHVPGLKVVAPSNAADAKGLLKAAIRDPNPVVFIESKPLYARRGAVPAGNVVVPLGSAAVARSGRDVSVVTYGSMVPYALEAAQLLAEQGIDVEVVDLRSLAPLDTDAILASVRKTGRLVIAHEAVKTAGPGAEIAALVAENAMAALKAPIRRVANPGVPVPFSPAFHPVVLPDTDDIVAAVHAVVERKA